One window of the Pieris brassicae chromosome 2, ilPieBrab1.1, whole genome shotgun sequence genome contains the following:
- the LOC123720659 gene encoding kinesin-like protein CG14535, whose translation MASFSHQETQSSPAKELPRSTKCSSAGGSPHRERRRREEEPQASGFSGALHRTPPHPPPALLRRLGVKEPTGVGKVKVMLRVGASGEGPFTSGTQTFSLDKRKKQVTLCETAPSASAPEDRKVGVAAPKMFAFDAIFSQDDSQIEISSSALTDVIHAVINGTDGCLFCFGHAGLGKSYTMLGRPDAASSLGVIPCAISWLFRGIAEQRHKCGTRFSVRVSAVELCTNTNQIRDLLAPYHNDTEQSPGVYLRDDPLFGTHLQNQSELRVHSAEKAAFYLDAALQTRGAREEGKDSHLLYTLHVYQYSVGGKGAVAGGRSRLHLIDLGNSERGKTNGGIPLSGLGNILLAIFNGQRHLPYRDHNLTHVLKECLGSLTCHTAMIVHVSPNVQSYTDTLTTLQLASRVHRLRRRKIKYPSNNNAGSGGSSGEDASKPSSSEPDPSSSDLSADTVIYVGPLDDATDGEHPPVYIPHISSGDIKSSLSKTLRGSIIDQKHKSSLSKVVEEKSPIHKLYATPKSSPLKTALPPAYTPKSSPLHTAIPKAVPIKKAMQKHAEDGKSTSDEQWIDGPRISKSKLAEARHNIIKETQGNKKETWIDGPMQESKMPLQFESVPIPPNANSMSLQLGILNSYTGENIGYGYMDNHKKNMIRKWVENQTCQIQKSRHNSPSHKPQQPFKDTSSKLPEENEATHKMEATKDSRRIHVEESTIRTGLKAGSKSIAIEEENFGPPDTSTSSKKVSGHTKSIAKSEVDEDDDSEELAEIPPALPLIQPSSLSSREVSMESLDSKYKERMRMGDEIVSNHSRDIDHRGMSKGPADDEDEILELIEVEEPLEPVPMQDCCLQVTEEDIAFCMGLTNFEGDDDEDHPLRILSQENLTVASTFTDTLSLYSEVERQIRNEAYLRQTMEFYAQTFGENPDINPHASLPTSRSRIDDLIELTEMYGPRKLSDGNSFAATRIAPQFQSMSLCNVRDTDDYHGDGSVYSEPAYRPSDKICDSCKRTMSRPGSVVGECEVYQNLEIAHNDCYGPFERYRGNDITDARIASLRHPDGASDPNLREENRIPGNGAPSSTFRELKSNLHLEVKPPAVTVEPRSEKGDKGVARVIASSKQDGYDSGHESTPRTGKHSPAGTSRRAESGYDSVPRDSDASSLDSYPTRRAAVARAHAKKHTTAKYKQHSDRSFCSWLRNPFTCKYADTDPEISDF comes from the exons ATCAACAAAATGCAGTTCAGCAGGCGGGTCTCCTCACAGAGAAAGGCGACGTCGAGAGGAAGAACCACAAGCTTCAGGCTTCAGTGGAGCCCTACACAGAACACCTCCTCACCCACCACCAGCACTCTTACGCCGTCTGGGAGTCAAGGAACCAACTGGTGTTggaaag GTGAAAGTAATGTTGAGAGTTGGTGCATCTGGCGAAGGCCCATTCACAAGCGGTACACAGACCTTTTCACTTGATAAGCGCAAGAAACAAGTAACACTATGTGAGACAGCACCAAGTGCCAGTGCACCAGAGGACCGAAAAGTGGGCGTGGCAGCACCTAAGATGTTCGCTTTTGATGCTATCTTCTCACAAGATGACTCACAG ATTGAAATAAGTTCGAGCGCGTTAACCGACGTCATTCATGCGGTCATTAATGGGACGGACGGTTGCCTCTTCTGCTTCGGCCATGCAGGATTAG GCAAATCGTACACAATGTTGGGGCGACCGGACGCCGCATCTTCCCTTGGAGTGATCCCTTGTGCCATTTCCTGGCTGTTCAGGGGGATTGCTGAACAACGACACAAGTGCGGGACACGATTTTCTGTTCGCGTATCCGCTGTAGAGTTATGCACAAACACTAATCAAATTCGAGATTTGTTGGCCCCTTACCATAACG ACACGGAACAATCACCAGGCGTATACCTCCGTGACGACCCGTTGTTTGGGACTCATTTACAAAACCAGTCTGAATTAAGGGTGCACAGCGCTGAGAAAGCGGCTTTCTACCTAGACGCAGCTCTCCAAACCCGTGGTGCTAGAGAAGAAGGAAAAGACAGCCATCTTCTATACACCCTTCATGTTTACCAGTACAGTGTTGGCGGCAAAGGCGCAg TTGCCGGAGGACGAAGCCGATTACATCTAATCGACTTAGGAAACTCAGAACGCGGAAAAACTAATGGAGGTATACCATTATCTGGCTTAGGAAATATACTACTAGCAATTTTCAATGGCCAACGACATTTGCCCTACCGAGATCACAATCTAACCCACGTCTTAAAGGAATGTCTTGGTTCCTTGACTTGCCACACAGCTATGATAGTACATGTTTCCCCAAATGTACAAAGTTACACCGATACGTTGACAACATTGCAGTTAGCATCCCGAGTACATCGTCTGCGGcgtagaaaaattaaatatcctTCAAATAATAATGCTGGCTCTGGTGGCAGTTCTGGCGAGGACGCATCTAAGCCAAGCAGTAGTGAACCTGACCCATCAAGCAGTGATCTATCAGCAGATACAGTAATATATGTGGGCCCATTAGACGATGCAACCGATGGAGAACATCCACCTGTCTATATTCCTCATATAAGCTCGGGGGATATCAAAAGTTCCCTTAGCAAAACGTTAAGAGGTTCGATTATAGATCAAAAACACAAATCGTCGTTATCAAAAGTCGTAGAAGAAAAAAGTCCTATTCATAAACTGTATGCAACTCCCAAATCTTCCCCGCTAAAAACTGCTTTACCACCAGCATATACACCGAAGTCGTCACCTTTGCATACAGCTATACCAAAAGCTGTACCCATAAAAAAAGCAATGCAAAAACACGCTGAAGATGGTAAAAGTACAAGTGACGAACAATGGATCGACGGACCCAGAATATCTAAATCTAAACTAGCAGAGGCTCGccataatattatcaaagaaACTCAAGGAAATAAGAAAGAAACTTGGATAGACGGACCTATGCAAGAATCAAAAATGCCATTACAATTTGAATCAGTACCAATACCACCAAATGCTAATTCCATGTCACTTCAACTCGGAATACTAAACTCTTACACGGGTGAAAATATTGGGTATGGTTATATGGACAACCATAAGAAAAACATGATAAGGAAGTGGGTTGAAAATCAAACTtgtcaaatacaaaaatctcgACATAACTCCCCTAGTCATAAACCACAACAACCTTTTAAAGATACAAGTTCAAAGTTACCAGAAGAAAACGAAGCTACTCATAAAATGGAAGCAACTAAAGATTCCAGGCGTATTCATGTAGAAGAGTCTACTATTAGAACTGGGCTAAAAGCTGGTTCAAAGTCAATAGCCATAGAAGAAGAAAATTTTGGTCCACCTGATACAAGTACATCTTCTAAAAAAGTATCTGGCCATACCAAATCAATAGCTAAAAGCGAAGTAGACGAAGATGATGATAGTGAAGAACTAGCAGAAATACCCCCCGCTTTACCTTTGATACAACCGAGTAGCTTAAGTAGTAGAGAAGTATCAATGGAAAGTTTAGatagtaaatataaagaaagaaTGAGAATGGGAGATGAAATAGTATCCAATCACAGTAGAGATATCGATCATCGTGGAATGAGTAAAGGCCCGGCTGATGATGAGGATGAAATACTAGAATTAATTGAAGTTGAAGAACCTTTAGAGCCTGTTCCTATGCAAGATTGCTGTCTTCAAGTAACTGAAGAAGATATTGCATTTTGTATGGGGCTTACTAACTTCGAAggtgatgatgatgaagatCATCCACTTAGAATTTTAAGTCAAGAAAATCTAACAGTAGCCTCAACATTTACTGACACACTGTCTTTATATAGTGAAGTTGAACGCCAAATAAGAAATGAGGCTTATTTGAGGCAAACTATGGAGTTTTATGCTCAAACTTTTGGTGAAAATCCAGATATTAACCCACATGCCAGTTTACCTACGTCTAGATCAAGAATAGATGATCTCATCGAATTAACAGAAATGTATGGTCCTAGAAAATTATCAGATGGAAATAGTTTTGCAGCAACGAGAATAGCACCTCAGTTTCAATCTATGTCCTTATGTAATGTTAGAGATACGGATGATTACCACGGAGATGGTTCTGTGTATAGTGAGCCAGCGTATAGACCAAGTGATAAAATTTGTGATAGTTGTAAGCGAACAATGTCGAGACCGGGTAGTGTTGTTGGTGAATGCGAAGTATATCAAAATTTAGAAATAGCACATAATGACTGCTATGGTCCATTTGAAAGATATAGAGGCAATGACATCACTGATGCTCGAATAGCCTCACTAAGACATCCAGATGGTGCCTCTGATCCTAATCTTCGCGAAGAAAATCGAATACCAGGCAATGGTGCTCCTTCGAGTACTTTTCGagaattaaaatcaaatttgcaTTTGGAGGTCAAACCTCCTGCGGTTACGGTCGAACCACGTTCTGAGAAAGGGGACAAGGGCGTAGCTAGAGTTATAGCTAGTTCCAAACAAGACGGTTACGATAGTGGTCACGAATCAACTCCAAGAACAGGCAAGCACAGTCCTGCCGGAACATCAAGAAGAGCAGAATCAGGCTACGATTCAGTTCCTAGAGACTCTGACGCGTCATCATTAGATTCGTACCCAACACGAAGAGCTGCCGTGGCGAGAGCACATGCAAAGAAACATACCACAGCTAAGTATAAACAACACAGCGATCGATCGTTTTGCTCTTGGCTTAGAAATCCTTTTACATGTAAATATGCTGACACC